Proteins encoded in a region of the Melioribacteraceae bacterium genome:
- a CDS encoding Glu/Leu/Phe/Val dehydrogenase, translating to MQKFEDMEKYGHEQVVFCTNKESGLRAIIAIHDTTLGPALGGTRMWNYKSFDEALNDVLRLSRGMTYKAAVAGLNLGGGKAVIIGDSATQKNELLFRTFGKFIDGLGGRYITAEDVGTNVKDMEYVRMETRYVTGISKALGGSGDPSPVTAYGVYVGIKACAHERWGNDSLRGRKIAVQGAGQVARFLCEHLYSEGAEIYITDIVDEKVKRVLETIKAHVVKPDEIYDINADIFSPNALGAIINDKSISRIKAEIIAGGANNQLEDEDKHGKMLVDKGILYAPDYVINAGGLINVANELEGYRQDRAMKQAEGIYDIVKTVLKIAGEQKIPSHAASNHLAEERLKKIGGIRKIFSSHSGTYGRIGDLMKQ from the coding sequence ATGCAAAAATTTGAGGATATGGAAAAGTACGGACATGAACAGGTTGTCTTTTGTACAAATAAGGAATCAGGACTACGTGCTATAATTGCGATTCACGATACTACTCTAGGTCCGGCTCTGGGCGGCACAAGAATGTGGAATTACAAATCTTTTGACGAAGCTTTGAATGATGTTCTAAGATTATCCAGAGGTATGACTTATAAAGCAGCGGTTGCAGGACTAAATCTTGGCGGCGGAAAGGCAGTAATTATAGGTGACTCGGCAACTCAGAAAAATGAACTCCTTTTCAGAACATTCGGAAAATTTATTGACGGATTAGGCGGTAGGTATATTACTGCAGAGGATGTTGGTACAAATGTGAAAGATATGGAATATGTAAGAATGGAAACCAGGTATGTTACCGGCATTTCGAAAGCTCTGGGAGGTTCAGGCGATCCTTCTCCGGTTACCGCATACGGTGTTTATGTTGGAATCAAAGCATGCGCCCATGAAAGATGGGGAAATGATTCCCTGCGCGGAAGGAAAATTGCCGTACAGGGAGCCGGGCAGGTTGCGAGATTTCTCTGCGAGCATCTCTACAGTGAAGGTGCTGAAATTTATATTACCGATATTGTAGATGAAAAAGTAAAGCGGGTGCTGGAAACTATTAAAGCTCACGTAGTTAAACCCGATGAAATCTATGATATAAACGCCGATATCTTTTCTCCAAATGCGCTGGGAGCCATTATAAACGATAAGTCTATTTCCAGGATTAAAGCGGAAATAATTGCCGGAGGAGCAAATAATCAACTTGAAGATGAAGATAAACATGGTAAAATGCTGGTTGATAAAGGGATTCTGTACGCACCGGATTATGTGATTAATGCAGGCGGATTGATAAATGTTGCTAATGAACTTGAAGGCTACCGGCAGGATAGAGCTATGAAACAGGCCGAAGGAATTTATGATATTGTTAAAACTGTATTAAAAATTGCCGGCGAACAGAAGATTCCTTCGCATGCAGCCTCTAACCACCTTGCAGAAGAGAGGCTGAAAAAAATCGGCGGCATCCGGAAAATCTTTTCCTCCCATTCCGGTACTTACGGCAGAATCGGCGATTTAATGAAACAATAA
- the nusB gene encoding transcription antitermination factor NusB: MTKKSNRRLLREKALQVLYAYELNGEGLTNLTNGILSDLFVQADIEFAKNLIDTVVANTKQLDTFIQEKVSNWEMDRIALIDRILLRIGISELMNFPDIPPKVTINEVIEIAKDYSTSNSNKFINGILDAVLSDLKQNGKLNKTGRGLIDQSLTKKNN, translated from the coding sequence ATGACAAAGAAGTCAAATAGACGTTTACTCCGCGAAAAAGCACTTCAGGTTCTTTATGCTTATGAATTGAATGGTGAAGGATTAACAAACCTTACTAATGGTATTCTATCCGATCTATTTGTGCAGGCAGATATTGAGTTCGCAAAGAATTTAATTGATACTGTTGTTGCCAATACAAAACAGCTCGATACTTTTATTCAGGAAAAGGTCTCTAACTGGGAAATGGACAGGATTGCATTAATAGACAGGATCCTGCTAAGAATCGGTATCTCAGAACTGATGAATTTCCCGGATATCCCACCTAAAGTTACAATAAATGAAGTTATTGAAATTGCAAAGGACTACTCTACATCCAACAGCAACAAATTTATCAATGGTATACTGGATGCGGTTCTATCGGACCTGAAGCAAAACGGAAAACTTAATAAGACCGGAAGAGGACTTATTGACCAATCCCTCACTAAAAAGAACAATTGA
- a CDS encoding MFS transporter, whose protein sequence is MTNPSLKRTIDPRAKEKFRIFIWTLFDFANTSYSIVVVTFLFAVYFKQTVVSGKPIGDFYWSIGTSVSMLITAIVSPILGAIADYSAGKKRFLLFFTLLCIISTALLFFMEEGTVFTALLLFITANIGFEAGLVFYDSFLPEITAPKNYGRVSGYGFAMGYLGSLTTLAVVFPFIKNNLIKESFPVAALIFLIFAIPIFIFLKDTRKEVARTQSYLRIGFDRVLSTITHLRNYKNLAIFLLAYFFFIEGVNTVIYFSGNYASTTLKFSMEELIIFFIIVQTTAIIGSLIFGVIADEYGQKKALILSLAIWIFTIIIAYVTSDPKGLLIETLSGSFSVGTEELTRYSFYFVGLLAGGVMGATQSTSRSLMSRLTPFDKKTEFFGFYSFFGKSSAIAGPLVFGTVSYFTGEQRIAILTICIFFIIGLAILSFVKEPVAES, encoded by the coding sequence TTGACCAATCCCTCACTAAAAAGAACAATTGATCCGCGAGCAAAAGAAAAATTCAGAATTTTCATCTGGACACTTTTCGATTTTGCAAACACATCATATTCCATAGTTGTTGTTACATTTCTCTTTGCTGTTTATTTCAAACAGACTGTTGTCTCCGGCAAACCGATAGGAGATTTTTACTGGAGTATTGGAACAAGCGTTTCAATGCTGATCACTGCTATTGTATCCCCGATCCTTGGTGCAATTGCAGATTACTCTGCCGGTAAAAAAAGATTTCTTCTTTTTTTTACTCTTCTCTGCATCATAAGCACTGCACTTCTTTTTTTTATGGAAGAAGGGACCGTCTTTACAGCTCTTCTTTTATTCATAACAGCGAATATCGGATTTGAAGCAGGCCTGGTTTTTTACGACTCATTCCTTCCAGAAATAACGGCCCCTAAAAATTACGGTAGGGTAAGCGGATACGGATTTGCTATGGGTTATCTCGGTTCGTTAACAACTCTTGCTGTCGTATTCCCGTTTATTAAAAATAATCTTATTAAAGAATCGTTCCCGGTAGCTGCTTTGATATTCCTGATCTTTGCTATACCGATTTTTATATTTTTAAAAGATACCCGCAAGGAAGTTGCAAGAACCCAGTCCTACTTACGAATCGGTTTCGATCGGGTCCTTAGTACAATCACTCATCTAAGGAATTATAAAAATCTTGCAATATTTCTCCTGGCATATTTTTTCTTTATCGAAGGTGTTAACACAGTCATCTATTTCTCCGGTAATTATGCCAGTACGACACTGAAGTTCTCTATGGAGGAACTGATAATTTTCTTTATAATAGTTCAGACTACAGCTATAATCGGGTCGCTGATTTTCGGAGTAATTGCAGACGAGTACGGACAGAAAAAGGCCCTGATACTCTCCCTCGCAATCTGGATTTTTACAATTATTATCGCCTACGTAACAAGTGATCCGAAAGGATTGCTGATAGAAACATTGTCCGGCAGTTTTTCAGTTGGAACTGAAGAACTTACCAGATACAGTTTTTATTTTGTAGGGCTTTTAGCCGGCGGTGTTATGGGAGCTACTCAATCTACAAGCAGAAGCCTTATGTCCCGGCTGACTCCATTTGACAAAAAGACCGAATTTTTTGGTTTCTATTCCTTCTTTGGTAAAAGTTCTGCAATTGCAGGGCCGCTTGTTTTCGGAACAGTCAGTTATTTTACAGGTGAGCAGAGAATCGCAATACTTACAATCTGTATCTTCTTTATTATAGGTCTTGCCATATTAAGTTTTGTGAAAGAGCCGGTAGCGGAGTCGTAA
- a CDS encoding M50 family metallopeptidase — translation MNPKIKKNRAFELIILIAISIAAILLWDTFAVYPVKLLVVLFHEISHGFAAILSGGEAISLEIGADLSGECLISEGNPFLIASSGYLGSFIAGVILFYSAYNSRFRNFALSFLAAILILFTINKGTGQILPVLTALLVLILFFIIKFSPDIFSNYLLKSVGLISCLYVVVDIKEDIFSDSSSLSDAAILSGLTGIDSTVWGIIWLAICFVGIYLLFTYAFKTGSTK, via the coding sequence ATGAATCCCAAAATAAAAAAAAATCGGGCTTTTGAATTAATTATTTTAATTGCAATCTCTATTGCTGCAATTCTCCTATGGGATACATTCGCAGTATATCCGGTTAAACTTCTTGTAGTTCTTTTTCATGAAATTAGTCATGGGTTTGCAGCGATACTTTCCGGCGGTGAAGCAATCTCGCTCGAAATAGGTGCCGACTTAAGCGGAGAGTGCCTAATTTCGGAAGGAAATCCGTTTTTAATTGCTTCATCGGGTTATCTCGGCAGTTTTATTGCCGGCGTAATTCTATTCTATTCGGCCTATAACAGTCGTTTCAGGAATTTTGCGCTTTCGTTTCTTGCCGCGATCCTGATTCTATTTACAATTAATAAAGGGACCGGACAGATATTGCCTGTTCTAACAGCTCTTCTTGTTTTGATTCTGTTTTTTATAATTAAATTCTCGCCGGATATTTTTTCTAATTATTTATTGAAATCCGTGGGTCTAATAAGCTGTTTATATGTGGTTGTTGATATTAAGGAGGATATTTTCTCAGATAGTTCTTCTCTCTCCGACGCAGCGATACTTTCCGGGTTGACAGGAATCGATTCAACAGTCTGGGGCATTATCTGGTTAGCAATTTGTTTTGTGGGGATTTATTTGCTTTTTACTTATGCTTTTAAAACAGGTTCAACTAAATAA
- a CDS encoding PHP domain-containing protein produces MFTLRAHSNYSLLEGTIPVDELVTFAKKSGSQFVALTDTNAMYGLIQFYKIAKESNIKPLLGAFIDDPRNKNLSAVFIAKNNEGYSQLCKFITTRKLKENFAITDLFVQPIHNLFVLTSSMDLLRQINIDLALRQNLFLELTLTEKSKRRTRELYEFSKTNNLKIAAVHPAYFIKPDDYLLHKVVTAIKLNSTLENLTGGMTADEEYHLKTRDELIKEWRALPEAVWNAERIAQACNVDLDIGRYKFPLFPLPTEESAFSFLWKIVFNGLQERYKPITDTAVKRLQYELEVIDEMGFCDYFLIVWDIIREARSRGMMHIGRGSAANSLVSYCLGFTEVDPLKYKLYFERFLNRGRLSPPDVDLDFSWKERDEIIRYVYEKYGYDKVAMISTTVTFRARSAFREVAKVFGISEGEISKYSKFIPWTSAKNLVNIAEKFPETRSLNFQSEPWKTIIGIASRLSGFPRHLSIHPSGIVITRQPITNYVALEYARNKGLGLIITQPDMYPIEDLGLIKIDLLSQRSLGVLKETMRKINSENTTDDSRNKIFRISE; encoded by the coding sequence ATGTTTACACTCCGGGCACACTCGAACTATTCACTGCTGGAAGGAACAATCCCGGTCGACGAACTTGTAACATTCGCCAAAAAATCCGGAAGCCAGTTTGTTGCACTTACCGATACAAATGCGATGTACGGGCTTATACAGTTTTATAAGATCGCAAAGGAGAGCAACATCAAGCCGTTGCTCGGCGCATTTATAGACGACCCGCGCAATAAAAACCTGAGTGCCGTTTTCATCGCAAAGAACAACGAAGGGTACTCGCAGCTCTGCAAGTTCATAACTACACGGAAACTGAAAGAAAATTTTGCAATTACAGATTTATTCGTTCAACCGATTCATAATTTATTTGTACTCACATCTTCAATGGATCTGTTAAGGCAGATTAATATTGATTTAGCACTCCGGCAGAATCTGTTTCTTGAGCTTACCCTGACTGAGAAGAGTAAGAGAAGGACACGCGAGCTTTACGAATTTTCGAAAACCAACAACCTGAAAATTGCCGCTGTTCATCCCGCATATTTTATAAAACCGGACGACTATCTTCTCCACAAAGTAGTAACGGCAATTAAACTCAATTCAACACTTGAGAACCTGACCGGCGGAATGACGGCTGATGAGGAATACCATTTAAAGACCCGCGACGAACTGATTAAAGAATGGCGTGCACTTCCGGAGGCGGTCTGGAACGCCGAGAGGATTGCCCAGGCGTGCAATGTTGATCTCGATATCGGCCGTTACAAATTTCCTCTCTTTCCCCTTCCTACTGAAGAATCGGCTTTCTCATTTCTATGGAAGATCGTATTCAACGGGTTACAGGAACGTTACAAGCCGATAACCGATACGGCTGTAAAACGCCTTCAATACGAACTGGAGGTAATTGACGAGATGGGCTTCTGCGATTACTTCCTGATAGTCTGGGATATAATACGTGAAGCCAGGAGCCGCGGTATGATGCATATAGGCAGGGGCTCGGCCGCGAACAGTCTTGTCTCCTATTGCCTCGGATTCACGGAAGTTGATCCGCTTAAATACAAACTCTACTTCGAAAGATTTCTCAATCGCGGCCGCCTATCGCCTCCGGATGTGGACCTCGATTTCTCCTGGAAGGAACGCGATGAGATCATCAGGTATGTCTATGAAAAATACGGCTACGATAAAGTTGCAATGATCTCTACTACCGTTACATTCAGAGCCCGTTCGGCTTTCCGCGAAGTGGCAAAGGTATTCGGTATTTCTGAAGGAGAAATCTCCAAGTACAGCAAGTTCATTCCATGGACGAGCGCAAAAAACCTGGTAAACATTGCCGAAAAATTTCCGGAAACCCGGTCTCTCAATTTCCAGAGCGAGCCGTGGAAAACTATTATCGGGATCGCTTCGAGACTATCGGGATTCCCGCGGCACCTGAGTATTCATCCCTCGGGCATTGTAATTACACGGCAACCGATTACAAATTATGTTGCACTCGAATACGCCAGGAATAAAGGATTGGGACTCATAATCACGCAGCCGGATATGTACCCGATTGAAGATCTTGGACTTATAAAGATTGATCTGTTAAGTCAGCGTTCGCTCGGCGTTCTTAAAGAGACCATGCGGAAAATCAACAGCGAAAATACAACGGATGACTCCCGGAATAAAATATTCCGCATATCAGAATAA
- the dinB gene encoding DNA polymerase IV: MKTIFHLDMDAFFVSVERILDPSLEGKPVIVGGDPHGRGVVAACSYEARRFGLHSAMPIRTAFRLCPQGVYLHGHGREYGRFSRAVKRLLESYFPVVQQASIDEFYLDFTGCGKIYGPPVQFAERLQKEIWDKFHLPSSIGIASNKTIAKIASDFKKPRGITYVPPGGEKDFLAPLPIEKIPGIGKATFPILRSRGFKVTGDIANGSPDYLSALLGKFGTELWEKANGRGNDILVTEHERKSISKETTFDKDLVSRTKIEEILFELVSKACQLLRNENWQTSTVSIKLRYTDFVTLTRAKTTEPTDDDKLVFEIAKDLFEKSFTRRVGIRLIGIHLSKLNHYTEQCILFEDNETIRKRMLRAVMKIRDKYGFDSIRIGKTENG, encoded by the coding sequence ATGAAGACCATTTTTCACCTCGACATGGATGCGTTCTTCGTCTCCGTAGAAAGGATATTAGACCCCTCCCTGGAAGGAAAACCGGTTATTGTTGGGGGTGATCCGCACGGACGGGGTGTTGTAGCCGCATGCAGCTACGAGGCACGCCGGTTCGGGCTGCATTCGGCCATGCCGATTAGAACGGCTTTCAGATTATGTCCGCAAGGTGTTTATTTACACGGACATGGCAGGGAATACGGAAGATTCTCCAGAGCCGTAAAACGTCTGCTCGAAAGCTACTTCCCCGTTGTTCAGCAGGCTTCTATTGATGAATTCTACCTCGATTTCACAGGATGCGGGAAAATCTACGGCCCGCCGGTTCAATTTGCCGAAAGACTCCAGAAAGAAATATGGGATAAATTTCACCTGCCAAGCTCTATAGGCATAGCATCCAATAAAACAATCGCAAAGATCGCCTCGGACTTCAAGAAGCCGAGAGGGATTACATATGTGCCTCCCGGCGGTGAGAAAGATTTTTTAGCCCCCCTGCCTATTGAAAAGATACCCGGTATAGGAAAAGCTACTTTCCCGATACTCCGCTCCAGAGGATTCAAAGTTACCGGCGACATTGCTAACGGATCCCCCGATTATCTATCGGCCCTCCTGGGAAAGTTCGGGACAGAGCTATGGGAGAAAGCTAACGGCAGAGGGAACGATATACTCGTTACTGAACACGAACGTAAAAGTATTTCCAAAGAAACCACTTTCGATAAAGACCTGGTAAGCAGAACTAAAATTGAAGAGATCCTTTTTGAACTTGTAAGCAAAGCATGTCAGCTCCTCCGTAATGAAAACTGGCAGACTTCAACTGTATCCATAAAACTCCGGTACACGGATTTTGTTACTCTTACACGCGCAAAAACGACCGAGCCGACCGACGACGATAAACTAGTATTTGAAATAGCAAAGGATCTGTTCGAAAAGTCTTTTACACGCAGGGTCGGGATAAGGCTGATCGGGATTCATCTGAGTAAATTAAACCACTATACAGAACAATGTATTTTATTTGAAGATAATGAAACGATCCGGAAGAGAATGCTGAGGGCTGTAATGAAAATAAGAGATAAATACGGATTCGATTCAATACGGATCGGCAAAACAGAAAACGGCTAA
- a CDS encoding DUF72 domain-containing protein has translation MEKLYIGTAGWSYKDWVPSFYPKAQTSQFDWLEYYSSFFNVVEVNSSYYTYINPGIVEGWINKVEDKDDFLFTIKLHQDFTHKRRFTSEQIKAVKYNLDKLTNAGRFGGLLIQFPYSFTLDKENANHVKNLIDIFPEYEKYIEVRHKSWFIQRFFDFLGKNRSSLCTIDQPSIGEAVEFKPLKAGENLYIRFHGRNTKAWKSSLGNYSKEKTYEEQNERYNYLYSPGELVEIEQKIKEVLDTVKKVFVILNNHPKGNAVANALELIHLLNERIKVNIPETTLKAYPRLSKISLN, from the coding sequence ATGGAAAAATTATATATCGGGACAGCCGGATGGTCTTATAAGGATTGGGTCCCTTCATTCTATCCGAAAGCCCAAACGTCGCAATTCGACTGGCTAGAATATTATTCGAGCTTTTTTAATGTCGTAGAGGTAAATTCCAGTTATTATACGTATATAAATCCCGGTATAGTTGAAGGATGGATCAATAAAGTTGAAGATAAGGATGATTTTCTATTCACTATCAAGCTGCATCAGGACTTTACACATAAAAGAAGATTCACTTCAGAGCAGATAAAAGCCGTAAAATATAATCTGGACAAATTAACAAATGCCGGCCGCTTCGGTGGTTTGCTCATTCAGTTCCCATACTCATTCACCCTCGATAAAGAGAACGCTAACCATGTCAAAAACCTTATCGATATTTTCCCCGAATATGAAAAATATATCGAGGTAAGACATAAGTCGTGGTTCATCCAGCGTTTTTTTGATTTCCTGGGGAAGAATAGAAGTTCTCTCTGTACAATCGATCAGCCGTCAATCGGCGAAGCCGTTGAGTTCAAGCCACTTAAGGCAGGTGAAAATCTTTATATCCGTTTCCACGGCCGGAATACTAAAGCATGGAAATCCTCACTCGGCAATTATAGCAAAGAGAAGACCTATGAAGAGCAGAATGAACGGTACAATTATCTTTACTCTCCGGGTGAACTTGTTGAGATTGAACAGAAAATAAAAGAAGTGCTCGATACCGTCAAAAAAGTCTTTGTAATACTGAATAATCATCCAAAAGGGAATGCTGTTGCAAATGCTCTCGAATTGATCCATCTTCTGAACGAGAGAATCAAAGTGAATATCCCTGAAACAACGCTCAAAGCATATCCCCGCCTTTCAAAGATAAGCCTGAACTAA